atacatatgaaataaaaatgagtCGTGTTCTTTCTTCGTTGAAGCCTAGTACActgctgatgcgaaacaaaattttccataaaaaatttcgttaacgaaatcttgaacgaaaaatttcgttttgctttacGTTTTTCAGTTCCCAGCTcaagcgaaaaattggagagttttcgcTCATTTGcctttaaggggtaataacaccttggaAACCACGAAAttgagcgtcattttcatcagcgtataaaacaaagaagaaatattattttcttttggtgtttgtttagttaaattaagtatattaataggtaaagcctggtacgctgctcgcgctaaattttagctgagataaaattcccatacaagttatcgataacttgtatgggatccattttatctcggctaaaaattttcgataatttgtatgggagctaaaatttagcgcgagcagcgtaccaggcttaacagaataggctaatgttaaattttttaacgatgttaaattttttaaatggcggtgtagttcaggatgatagcaaaatcctgtgctcccatcgggcgaccagctaactcctacagtttttaaccgtttGGGCTGAAATTTGGTGTGTAGCTTAGCAATACTAATCCCTAGTGAAGTAggtaggattttttaaaaatattaaaatttaacgattttatggtctttttttcaccgaattttgtttttggaataaaataattttttcaaactaatgccatttctttaaaaatcaatatttcaaaaaaatcctacgtacttcactagggATTAGTATTGCTAAGCTACACACCAAATTTCAGCCCaaacggttaaaaactgtaggagttagctggtcgcccgatgggagcacaggattttgctatcatcctgaactacaccgccatttaaaaaatttaacatcattaaaaaatttaacattagcctattctgttacctattaatatacttaatttaactaaacaaacaccaaaagataataatatttcttctttgttttatacgctgatgaaaatgacgctcaatttcgtggtttacaaggtgttattaccccttaaggggggaaatccctctggacgacacctttttcaatatttttttatgactgaaagcacttattgatatttggaaaaagacaagatattactgacattattaagtattgaaaaaaatttttttgaaatgaaaaaataacaaaatggcggctctggagcctttcaaagttgacgcctctagtttacgccgtgcaatgcacaggtccaggaaatcatcttaaatcgaaaaggaaatttttttccgttagatgatattagtacgcattgcatgaaactaaatttattttttttaaatgaaaaataaaaattagaaatcaaaaaaacgaaaaaaaccatgtttttttttacaaagaagtagttaaaaaaaatatttactttacaaattttattcaacttttaggttcatgttgtggccaataagttaaggagtaatttgcttcaaatttcattagtttttgagttacattgcacggcgcggaaaaaaactagtttcgaaaaaaatgcgtttaaaggtttcgttttcgtactatggtaggttcggagcgcattggtttcgacactatctaggcacttttgaggcttcatttaaggctaagaccactgaaaatagtttcttcggttgataaataaatttatcacgcaaaaaaaaaataatgcaaaaataaaaaattccagagggatttccccccttaacttGTTACTTTCCTGTGCATTTTTGTTGGGTCCAAAACAATGTTGACGGTTTTTCAcctttaattcatttatttcttgctttaaaaattattttctgttgatttttcttgattttaaataaattttgaatttttttattttgactttgacagaatactcgatgatattttttcgttagcattttcgttgtcgactttgaagacttgaaaatttttcgtttctcatcagcagcgtacctggcttaaatgaaaaaataccgaaaataacagccctattctggcaaacctcacaagtcacaaaaacCTCACAAGGTGATCATAACTCAATTTTGTGAGgatttatttctcacaaacttctaacaagcaaaaatccaacttatgagttgtgacctccttcagagcagatcacaaattcgaaagtttttgtgacTCGAAAACTtcacaaaatcaagttcacCTGACCTTGTCAGGTCCTCataacttgtgaggtttgcTAGAATAGGGCTATAAGTCTCTTTTTTACTGGGACTATGATTTATTGAATCCATCTGGGTATTTAAACAATTAGGAAATGTAAGCATCTAGCAAGGAATATTCATAAACGTTTTTGaagttaaaatatcattttttgtttgtttttttttgtggttttgataaggtgaattttattaaaaaaaaaaactatcgatactatcgatagtatcgatagttttttttgaaaacatcgatACTATCGAAACGTCCGACTATCGATGTTTAAGCCACCCTACCAATGCGAATTACAATCAAAACGAAAAGTCCAAAACCGAATGAATAACCAAAATGAGAAGAAGCAagccaacaaacaaaaatgcaGTGTTTTGGTATTTCATACAGGGATGGCAATTTCGTTTTTGGTACCAAATTTTCACCGGAGAAGATGGAAAACAATTAAAACGGAATAACTGAGGTAAATAacaacttttttatataaagtattttattatttgtaaataaattcgattttaacaTATACATTTTTACTAGTTTTACTTTCTATTTCGTCTTTATTTTGAGATTTGGTAACTTTTTCCAGATTAGGTATCTCAGTTTTCAACCCTGAATTCGTCGTTTATTATTTGGTTTTCTTACATGCGAGCTTCAGTAGATGATAGATACTTTATCATTGGAATTATATCGTAAATAACAGGGTGATTAGGAtggtacaatttttgttttaaaaataaatcgatttgCTTTGACtgttatgcttttttttttatcaaactccATTTTTTTCGAACAGTAcactaaaaatatgttacaaatagagcttttttgcaatttgatagttttttttggtGGAAATTATTTGATCCATGTTGTTTTGGTATCTTTTTTGCCATATCTTTTCTCGACTATTTGAAACAGGACCAATTATTGTAGATTCATGGTTCATGGCTTATGCCAACTTTTCAGGAGTCGATATTAGCCGCACGATAgtcggtcgactaggatttGTCTTTaaggattgtcactttagtcacctgcgacttacgttcacacgagtcgaaacgCTTTccccgcacggcaaaaatcgactcgtgaaaagtccccattagACAACTTTAGTTTAAGCATGGATTTGGTTATTTGAACGTATATATGACTTAAAGCAGTGCTAAACCTCAGCTTTACCACCGATttaagaagataaaagttgctgaaccatggattaaattttgttttggccAATAATGGCATtctattttttaaactcaaccGCATTTGAAAGCACCCTGTCCTTTGTGTAATTTACGATATAACCTCTCAACGAATTCATCTGTCAGTTGCAACTTGACAGCACCTATCataccaaaaaaaagaaaaattcgttTTGCTCCCGAAAAATTAACGTAATattacaatttattttcttcaaaaattttaaataaaaatcttattttacAATCCTGACAGCACCATCAACATGTTCCGCAGACTTTCCCAAACATGTCTAACAACCATTCGCTCCCGATCAACAAACTATTCCACTCAACCTCAATCCAAAGAGAAATGGGATCTCTATGCAAGTGTGCTTGTCGAAAGATTACCTATAGTTTCGAAATCTTTAAATTCCCTCGAaacagattttcaaaaacttctctGGCAAACTGAATTCGAAAACAGCTTAAAATCTGATCATGAATTGCAACACGAAAAAGATCTTATTCAAgctgaattaataaaaaaaggtgaAGTTGAAATTGAATTCGATGATTCTGCATCGAAACAAACTGCACAAGATTTGAAAGATTCTTACATAGAAGAAGCAAAGAAATTCCAATTGGCTTCTCGTGAAACTCCCGatgataaaacaaataatttgaaatcTATCAAAAGACGTTTGGAAGATACACTTTATCTTTTAGTCGAACAGAAAGTTGGAAAGAacactttgttgttgttgccacAAGGAATCCGACAAGAAGGTGAAACAATGCGTCAAACTGCTGAACGAGTACTCTTGGAACAATGTGGAGATCAATTGAATGTTACTTTTTATGGCAATGCTCCATGTGGAttctataaatataaatatccaACTGCGGTTAGGGGTGAAAGTATCGGAGCGAaggtatttttctttagaagcACATTGAAATCGGGAAATGTTTCGGAGGCTAGTAAGAAAAAGTTTGAATGGTTGGATCAGTTTTCGTTAGGAAAAAGATTAAATGTACCTGCGTATTCAGAGAGTATCCAACGAATGCTTttgtaaataaatcaaaaataaagttatttatcaatttaaataaattgtgtgttttttatttaaaaaaataatcgcTTTGCTAAAGTTGATTACAGGGGGAAGCTCGAGGAAGACCTGTCCAATAGAATACAGATGGAAATATACACTAGACAAttttgtttaggttttttttttttttttttacaaaaagctgatttatttttaaagaattccaacaaaaaaaagggtttcaaaattaaaattactatAGCTTCCTTCCCCAGTatttaaggttattttttaaaacgtttAAGTAGGTAGATCGAGctaattttagctcccattcAAAAATTAAGCTGGCTAAAATTTAACTCAGAGTCGATTTCTTCACAGAGCCGTAGCGCTAATACCGTTCTTAGgtctaaagttagtactcaattAGTTTCAACTCATTTTTTCACCGAATTACTTGGTCCtaaaactgtcaatttaggaccgagtactagtttgGACTTAGTcctagctagctcctcaaaatcggctagaattcaaaaatttcagcCGAATTGTGCGGAGACTCAGCTAGAAAATCACACATTCGTTTCTAACTGTCTAAATGCCTCAATAATCGcgcagaaaaaaagaagaatatcgGTGATAAAAATGTCAGCTAAATTTAAATGGATCCGCGTACTGGACGTTTATAATAAAACTACGTTAGATATTCAGCAGTAATCGGAAAGGCACAAAACTAACCTAATTCCTTAAATGCCATAACTTaattaccaaataaaaaaattatccctTTAACGCTAGGGACTGGAATAAAGTTCTCGTTTTCTTAACTTTAATAAATTACTGTTAGTAAAACGCtgttttaaaaaagtgtttacTGAAAACGGTAAAGTTGTTAAGCATAGCTTGAGATAAAGATAAGCAGTCAACAGTACCAACTTTTCTGGCATTCCATGTGGCTGATTGTTATCTCAGGTTTCAATTATGTTTAACGTTTTTTAACCCTTCGCAGATAtctggtgcaaaaaaaaaatcaccagaATTTAAAACTCGATATTAGGATGCATGAGCACTGAAAAGTCATTGttatcaaattagcaagatgtattatcaaattgattgctttaagcgtttagaagatattcgtatccaaaccctaatgcccaatgaatttcaatagttttcttatgaccagtatgcattgcgatttgaataaGAATATCTTCTAAATCTTCAATTTAATGCCAAGGACtttttgtagaacttttaaGTCCCTCCAagatatatcttgctaattggataataatgacttttcagtgaattagaaaattttaaaaaagtaagaaatGTCTATAAATGTCTATCTTTCAAATGGTGAGGTTTATTAatcttattaaaaagttaacaagattttttttgtagagcaatctatttcctacaagaaaatgtCTTGCCCGTttgattattaaaatttttcaatttgttacaaaattaacaaaaaacgaatttataaggttttctcaatttttggacctcaaatatcttttaaacgattagataaacgaaaaaagtgtacaaggcctaTTTTGTAGATCGTTCaattcctacaagaatatgtaaagaaatttgctaaaaattcgatttataaaaaaataattttctttagtaGAAGTTTGATGTAAAAaaggaaaattgcgaagcggaggaccttcccattaatataaagagctcatatttggtgagtttaTTCTAGaggcaatcgatttttcggagtataaaatcaaagaatttcgattttgttGGCCCACCTAATGAGCATACGCCTTCTTGTACGCCTACTCCGCCTGTTGGTTGTCATTTAACATTGTCGTATGTTTTCTACTCATAATGAAAAGTGCATCCTCAATATGGACTTCACATGTTGTGAGTACCTGAAAATCGCACGAAACGTCacaattttaaatctacttaCTTTCAGCTTAGCTTATTTTGATACATTGATGTACACTCTTGGTCCAAAAGTGCCATATCCCTTACATTTACAATAATAATTCCATTTTATAGCGCATCTTCcgctaaaaattaaaacaaatggttaaatttatttgacatgaatctgtaatttttttttattgttttgctcatttttaaatatataatttactATTATATACGTgtaaatatattattatatatactttttttgtaataaaaattgtttgaaaaaaagcctagctttatattttttgctgccggtttgttattatttttgttttttattttctttgaataaatggagacaccaacttttttttttttaaaggaccagtttataagagaagatatacatacatatattttgggTTTATATGGTATATAGAGTTTGTAGATTATgattcattatttattttagaaaaaaaaagttgtaggataataattgttttcattgaaaattttgtaataaatgttttctttcattttatttaagctacttttaacattttttttttattatttttataaattttaatataattttggaAGGATATACTAACACTGGTTCGTttggtagaaatttttttaattcgtcgtttttgtctatgacattattttttttgtattattatttttcttttcattgaaaaaggaaAGCTATTCCAGCTAGAACTaagacaaaaattgttttttgtaaatGCAATTAAATGGTGTGAAAATATAGGCGCACATAATATTCAATGTATAAAATAATTGCTACTTTCTTCATGTGTAAAGaattagaaataaaagaaatgcaGATATATATTCTTCTTTAATATAATAAGGGATCAAACCTTGAATTAATAttgcgtttttttgtttttttttaatatttgatttgattttgttttttttttttttataaatataaagacTCTTCTCATAAAATActtaaattctaaaataaaattatgatgtTAAAAACGTTAAACAAAGACATATCCCGTCGGGCGATGCTTAATTTTGGAATAATGTTCGAGTAAAATCGATATAGTCGAGGGCATCTTTGATAGACTGGCCTGAGCGGGTGTCACTGTAGGGTTTCATACGCTGAACACAATAATCCGCCATGTCCTTTGTGAGGttctatttatataaaaataaaaagaagatatAATTTTGTCtacaaaataacaataataataaatcttACGCAATAAAGCTCTTCCTTTGTAACATAGGGACGATCGGAGGCAGTAATAGCGCGGAAAGCATTTTCGATTTCTTCATAACTTTGAACATTTTCTGTTTCTTTGGAAATCATAAATGCAATGTATTCTTGCAACGATACATATCCATCGCGGTTGGGATCGACAACATCAAGAATTGCTTCAAATTCGGGGTCAGGTTGTCCTTCTTCGACCATTGGCAGATCATAACCCAAAGCACGCAGACAGGATTTGAATTCTTGATGATTAAGTTTTCCAGATTTGTCTTTGTCAAAGTGTTTGAACATCATTGAGAATTCTTTGAGTGAATCCTCTGATACTCCCGAATGATTTCTAGCCTGAATTTGTTGTTCCAAATTGTGTTGCATTCTCATTGATAGTTGATCCAATTGATCCCATTGCTGGGCCAGACCGACTGTAGAGTGTTCTGTGTAACGATTGTCCAAAATTAGATGCTCCTCTAAAAGTGCACCGAGTTcttcgattttcttcaaatcgaCACGACGAGCACGCACTTCGGAGGCTTTAATACGAAGGGCTTCCAGTTGTTGTTCCAGAGAACCAGATCCTTCCATCATTGATGTTCTATATAGAGGGAAAGATACGAGTaggtgattaaaataaaattttaaaaatagattttatgcAATGGAAGCAACGCAGCTCGAGTTTTGCGGtttgttataagaaaaaaagctttgatGTTGCGGTTTGTTatgagaaaaatatttacaaaattattcctTCGGCTGCAATCAGGCGAATCATTTTtgtaagtaaaaataattatcaaaacTTTGTATtataaattagaaataaaaaaatcctaTCATAACTATGTCACTAGAGTCTACAACGAAGAGCGAAAGTAGATTCATTTATGGTGAGTTTCATCGGTTCGAAATATACAAATCTTGATGAAGTTGTTAAGGAGCCGTTAAAGGTTAAATAACAATATAAACGGCAAGATCCGAGTTCAAATAATCAACTGGAAGGCTATATTCCCTTGAGTCATGTTAATATTAAGTAGTAATtgtcaaattttcaaacacaacaCACTGACGCAGAGTTAAAATCTTAAGCTATTTTCAGAGTTATTCCATCTTGGGACACCAAAGGAGCATGACTTGTtacattgcaaaaaaaaaaaaaatacaccacgCTGTttagaaatttacaaaatttatctTTACCCTTGACCATTATAACCGAGCATATAATATCTAGAAAAATTGAGAATTTTCGTttccaacaaaatagaaaacaataataaatttactataaaaaaaaacaaaaagatgtCTCAAAAACTAACCTTGTTTCAGTTAACCATTGATG
This DNA window, taken from Episyrphus balteatus chromosome 2, idEpiBalt1.1, whole genome shotgun sequence, encodes the following:
- the LOC129909946 gene encoding 39S ribosomal protein L46, mitochondrial; its protein translation is MFRRLSQTCLTTIRSRSTNYSTQPQSKEKWDLYASVLVERLPIVSKSLNSLETDFQKLLWQTEFENSLKSDHELQHEKDLIQAELIKKGEVEIEFDDSASKQTAQDLKDSYIEEAKKFQLASRETPDDKTNNLKSIKRRLEDTLYLLVEQKVGKNTLLLLPQGIRQEGETMRQTAERVLLEQCGDQLNVTFYGNAPCGFYKYKYPTAVRGESIGAKVFFFRSTLKSGNVSEASKKKFEWLDQFSLGKRLNVPAYSESIQRMLL